In the Mycolicibacterium thermoresistibile genome, one interval contains:
- the fdhD gene encoding formate dehydrogenase accessory sulfurtransferase FdhD produces the protein MGRVTTRRRVHHLRAGTLTTRPETLVVEEPLEIRLNGAPLTVTMRTPGADFELARGFLVGEGVITRRDDVATVRYCPGGTTDGRNTYNVLDVTLTPGVAPPAPELVTRNFYTTSSCGVCGKASLDAVELVSRHSPGDDPATVAAVTVAELPDRLRAAQKVFASTGGLHAAALFSTAGECLVVREDVGRHNAVDKVIGWALEQDRLPLAGTVLLVSGRASFELTQKAVMAGVPILAAVSAPSSLAVDLAQRSGLTLIAFLRGASMNIYTRRDRVTV, from the coding sequence ATGGGCCGGGTGACCACCCGGCGGCGGGTCCATCACCTGCGCGCCGGAACCCTGACCACCCGGCCGGAGACCCTGGTGGTCGAGGAACCACTGGAGATCCGCCTCAACGGCGCCCCGCTCACCGTGACCATGCGCACCCCGGGCGCCGATTTCGAACTCGCCCGGGGCTTTCTGGTCGGCGAGGGTGTCATCACCCGGCGCGACGACGTGGCGACGGTGCGCTACTGCCCCGGCGGCACGACCGACGGCCGCAACACCTACAACGTGCTCGACGTGACGCTGACGCCGGGGGTCGCCCCGCCCGCCCCGGAGCTGGTCACCCGCAACTTCTACACCACCTCGTCGTGCGGCGTGTGCGGCAAGGCGTCGCTGGACGCCGTCGAACTGGTCAGCCGGCACAGCCCGGGCGACGACCCGGCCACCGTCGCGGCGGTCACCGTGGCGGAGCTGCCGGACCGGCTGCGCGCCGCGCAGAAGGTGTTCGCCAGCACCGGCGGCCTGCACGCCGCCGCGCTGTTCAGCACCGCCGGCGAGTGCCTGGTGGTCCGGGAGGACGTGGGCCGGCACAACGCCGTCGACAAGGTGATCGGCTGGGCGCTGGAACAGGATCGGCTGCCGCTGGCCGGCACCGTGCTGCTGGTCAGCGGGCGGGCCTCCTTCGAACTGACCCAGAAGGCGGTGATGGCGGGCGTCCCGATCCTGGCCGCGGTCTCCGCGCCGTCGTCGCTGGCCGTCGACCTGGCCCAGCGGTCCGGGCTGACGCTGATCGCCTTCCTGCGCGGCGCGTCGATGAACATCTACACCCGCCGCGACCGCGTGACCGTCTGA